A region from the Triticum urartu cultivar G1812 chromosome 1, Tu2.1, whole genome shotgun sequence genome encodes:
- the LOC125513249 gene encoding transcription factor BHLH42, translating to MASSGEVQRSLQAVAQGLRWTYALLWQLCPDQGALVWAEGHYNGAIKTRKTVQPAVAQAQVPAPAAEAADQARSRQLRELFDSLAREAAAGGGTGFRDVHGCAQEARRPSAALAPEDLTETEWFYLMSASYSFPPGVGLPGRAFARGGHVWLSRANEVDSKAFSRAILARSAGIKTVVCIPIVDGVLEIGTTEKVEEDMGLVQYAMAIFMDQQETHMISSICHSNQTSHIDQQSFQTQRKTPTGQPKLEPNKFNPEYEDDEMEYDDDEIDAECASGSASHDDHATHNAGSSELMQVETSERVRDGCSSNFGDEIQMLMVCQNSTDDHSNLHGQNEAWHFLYEELCSGYPQSSAAGENQAMAENAHYAQTLSLILHRNNALRQAGGLNTGSYLAVSLQSSFSRWDAGIHGRTVAQGTTRQKMLKSVLLFFSAACNKPPGDPRCDDAGARREVDFGASHVMQERKRREKLNERFIVLRSLVPFVTKMDKASILGDTIEYVKQLTKRIQDLESSTVRGPAMSKEKRALPTGMEGASSSSGSSGSTPVATDVQVSIIESDALLELRCPDRHGLLVTIMQTLQEQLRLEVTSVQASSDHGVLLAELRAKVREVQGRRSSISQVKRAIHLIISSG from the exons ATGGCGAGCAGCGGCGAGGTGCAGAGATCGCTGCAGGCGGTGGCGCAGGGGCTGCGGTGGACGTACGCCCTCCTCTGGCAACTCTGCCCCGACCAAGG AGCGCTGGTGTGGGCGGAGGGGCACTACAACGGCGCCATCAAGACGCGCAAGACGGTGCAGCCGGCCGTTGCCCAGGCGCAGGTACCGGCGCCGGCGGCGGAGGCAGCCGACCAGGCCCGGAGCCGGCAGCTGCGGGAGCTGTTCGACTCGCTGGCCAGGGAGGCTGCCGCGGGCGGCGGGACAGGCTTCAGGGACGTCCACGGCTGCGCCCAGGAGGCTCGGCGGCCCAGCGCGGCGCTGGCTCCGGAAGACCTGACGGAGACGGAGTGGTTCTATCTCATGTCTGCCTCTTACTCCTTCCCTCCCGGCGTCGG GTTACCTGGAAGGGCCTTTGCAAGGGGAGGGCACGTATGGCTTAGTAGAGCAAATGAAGTTGACAGCAAGGCATTCTCAAGAGCAATACTTGCCAGG AGTGCAGGAATCAAG ACGGTCGTATGCATTCCGATTGTCGATGGTGTCCTAGAAATCGGGACCACAGAAAAG GTGGAGGAAGACATGGGTTTGGTCCAGTATGCAATGGCCATCTTCATGGATCAACAAGAAACCCACATGATCTCTAGCATCTGCCATTCCAACCAAACCAGCCACATTGACCAACAGTCATTCCAAACGCAGAGGAAGACACCCACTGGTCAGCCAAAGCTGGAGCCAAACAAGTTCAACCCAGAATACGAGGACGATGAAATGGAGTACGACGACGACGAGATCGATGCAGAGTGCGCGTCGGGTTCAGCAAGCCATGATGATCATGCAACACATAATGCAGGGAGCAGCGAGCTGATGCAGGTTGAGACGTCAGAGAGGGTGAGAGATGGCTGCTCAAGCAACTTTGGTGATGAGATCCAAATGCTGATGGTTTGCCAGAACAGCACTGATGATCATTCCAATTTGCATGGGCAAAATGAAGCTTGGCATTTTCTCTACGAGGAGCTATGCAGTGGCTACCCTCAATCGTCAG CTGCAGGTGAGAACCAAGCAATGGCTGAAAATGCTCACTACGCACAGACACTCTCGTTGATCCTGCATCGCAACAACGCCCTGAGACAGGCCGGCGGCCTGAACACCGGGTCCTACCTGGCAGTCTCACTCCAATCTTCATTCTCCAGATGGGATGCTGGCATCCATGGACGCACGGTCGCCCAAGGCACCACCCGGCAGAAGATGCTCAAGAGTGTCCTCCTGTTCTTCAGTGCTGCCTGCAACAAGCCACCGGGCGATCCGAGGTGCGACGATGCCGGCGCGCGGAGGGAGGTCGACTTCGGCGCCAGCCATGTCATGCAGGAGCGGAAGAGAAGGGAGAAGCTCAACGAGCGGTTCATCGTCCTGCGGTCCCTGGTGCCCTTCGTCACCAAG ATGGACAAGGCCTCGATCCTCGGCGACACGATCGAGTACGTGAAGCAGCTGACGAAACGCATCCAGGACCTTGAATCATCGACGGTCAGGGGGCCGGCGATGTCGAAAGAGAAGCGTGCGCTGCCGACGGGCATGGAAGGGGccagcagcagcagcggcagcagcggCAGCACCCCTGTGGCCACGGACGTGCAGGTCTCCATCATCGAGAGCGACGCGTTGCTGGAGCTCCGGTGCCCCGACAGGCACGGCCTGCTGGTGACCATCATGCAGACGCTCCAGGAGCAGCTCCGGCTCGAGGTCACCTCCGTCCAGGCGTCGTCGGACCACGGCGTGCTGCTCGCCGAACTGCGCGCCAAG GTGAGGGAGGTGCAAGGGAGGAGGAGCAGCATTTCTCAAGTGAAGAGAGCGATCCATCTCATCATCTCATCCGGATGA
- the LOC125513322 gene encoding uncharacterized protein LOC125513322, translated as MASPRSPDSPRGLTFAPCDADLITIYLQRKISGSPLPAAAARYIHDADVYAAEPAALVTGLLPASASSDGEGREWYFFTSARAQSSRGTRRCRAVAGGVGTWHSEKARCDVLDAGGAAVGYRQPFTYEPKNGWLMLEFSQEDPRPGEAMPALCKIYQKRRAGRSASKPISSGSSSMSGSKRKAAAAGERSGVRRCLQFRPSPAAANPPTVVATSDIQEAFLLPIERPQAEQEPQEPPVRRAPTATTLIPSFSLTFDRTAFLRPAQDSPTPANSDLSDTSTALLGNYELVSPATSELTCYNATTPSSDITGAWAFQPSALTSSNGTTFLLPGQDWATPESSQVSEASTLESYSCFSPDHSTSRPTRPPISNGTGYCWSFPQSSELSAIFGA; from the coding sequence ATGGCGTCCCCGCGCTCGCCCGACTCGCCCCGTGGCCTCACCTTCGCGCCCTGCGACGCCGACCTCATCACGATCTACCTCCAGCGCAAGATCTCCGGGTCCccgctccccgccgccgccgcccggtaCATCCATGACGCGGACGTGTATGCGGCCGAGCCCGCCGCGCTCGTCACCGGCCTCCTCCCCGCCTCGGCGAGCAGCGACGGGGAGGGCAGGGAGTGGTACTTCTTCACCTCCGCGCGGGCCCAGAGCAGCCGGGGCACCCGCAGGTGCCGCGCCGTCGCGGGCGGGGTCGGCACCTGGCATTCGGAGAAGGCGCGGTGCGACGTGCTTGAcgcgggcggcgccgccgtcgggtACCGCCAGCCCTTCACCTACGAGCCCAAGAACGGCTGGCTGATGCTCGAGTTCAGCCAGGAAGACCCCCGCCCCGGCGAGGCCATGCCCGCCCTCTGCAAAATCTACCAGAAGCGTCGTGCTGGCCGGTCCGCCTCCAAACCCATTTCGTCTGGGTCGTCGTCGATGTCTGGATCCAAGAGGAAGGCGGCGGCCGCGGGCGAGCGCTCCGGCGTGAGGCGATGCCTGCAGTTCCGTCCGTCTCCTGCCGCAGCAAATCCGCCCACCGTGGTTGCTACATCTGATATTCAAGAAGCGTTCTTGCTTCCAATCGAGCGGCCGCAGGCAGAGCAAGAACCGCAAGAACCGCCGGTACGCAGAGCACCCACAGCCACAACGCTGATTCCCAGCTTCTCCCTGACCTTCGACCGCACCGCCTTCCTCCGCCCCGCCCAAGATTCGCCCACGCCAGCGAATTCGGACCTGAGCGACACGTCGACGGCACTACTGGGCAATTACGAGCTCGTCTCACCAGCCACCTCCGAGCTGACCTGCTACAATGCCACGACACCCTCGAGCGATATCACCGGCGCTTGGGCCTTCCAGCCGTCCGCCCTGACCTCCTCCAATGGCACCACCTTCCTCCTCCCTGGCCAAGATTGGGCCACGCCAGAGTCGTCACAAGTCAGTGAGGCATCGACGCTGGAGAGCTACAGCTGCTTCTCGCCCGACCACTCCACATCCAGGCCCACCAGACCGCCGATCAGCAACGGCACCGGCTATTGCTGGTCTTTCCCGCAGTCCAGCGAGCTATCAGCAATTTTTGGTGCCTGA